CATTATTACCCAACGTATAAGGCTTTAATTGACGATAAAAATCACAGTGAAGGTGCACGTATAAAAGTGGAGAATTCAAAAGCAAATGCTCTTGTCTTTGCAGGAGGACAAGACCAAATGTGGCCATCTGCCGAGATGGCAGAAACCATAGAGAAAAACTACGGAGGTCAAATAGAAGTCAAAATATTTGAAAAAGCAGGTCATATATTTTATGGTCCACCTGTAGTTCAAAACCTTATGATGGGTGGAGAATACGCAGCAAATGTTGAGGCGAAGGCTGAAAGTGATAGAATACTGTTCGAAAAATTAGCAGAATGGATGCCTGAATCGAATTAAAATGTTTTGAGGCGGGGAGTTGAGCAGTTGTGAGTTTTGATAGCCTCCATCTGACGAGGGAGGTGGATTTGCGAAGCAAATTCGGAGGGAGAGAAATACAAAAAGCGACATCTTTTTGTCGCTACTTCTAAAGTCTAACTTCAAACTTCTAACTTCTCACATCTAAAACTGTGAGGTGGGTCGCCTAAGCGACTCGGAGGGAGAGAAAACCCTAGACTGCAATTATTTAAGCCATATTGTAATATCTCTGATTGATAATGTATATAATTAAATTGGTTTTGGAAACAATCGTGGAAGTGGGGGCACTTCCTCTACCTCTTTCATAGTCTTTATTGCGAGTTGGATACTGGTAAGGATTTGGAATAGACTTAAAATATATCAGTAGAATTCTTCGAATTCCTTTGTAGTATGTCTCTCACCGGATAAGTTGAACAGTTGTCGGTTGTGAGCGATTAGTTTTGAGAGCCTCCATCTGACGAGGGAGGTGGGTCGCCTAAGCGACTCGGAGGGAGAGAAATATCAAAAGCGATATTTTTTCGTCGCTACATCCGGTATCCCAAGCGAAGTAATAGACGAAAATCCACTGCCAAAAGCTAAAAAGGTTGTATCAGATTTGTCTTCTGATACAACCTTCTTTTATCTCATTTTATCCATCAGTTTTTTTGCATCCATAGGGTTCAATTTTGCGTCTACTAGTGGAGGTTTGTCACTTTGCAGGAAAGAGAATCTTTCTGTATAGGAGATTGTAGGAACATTATACAGGATTCCTGTCGGAATGCCGTCATCCCATTCCAGTGCTTTATCAAATGCGGCTTTCCAATCTGTCGAATCATAGTCTTCCGGGAGAGGTCTTACCATGCTTTTATACCAAGCAAAGGTGTTTACCTTGTTCCAGACTATACATGGCTGAAGTATATCAACTAGGGCGTAACCATCGTAGAGGATGGCTGCTTTCATTATTTCTTTTAGCTGCTTTATATCTCCTGAAAAGCCTCTGGCAACAAAGCCTGCTCCAAGTGTCAGTGCAAGTGCCAGTGGTTTTAACTCGGTGTTTCTGACTCCTTCGGAAGAGTAGGTTTGGACTTGACCGGTTATTGTGGTCGGTGAGGCTTGACCTTTAGTTAAGCCATACACTTGATTGTCATGAACAAAATGCGCCAGATTTATATTTCTTCTTATGGCATGCATTAGATGATTTCCACCTTCGCCGTAGTTATCTCCATCTCCACTTTCTGCTATTATATGGAGTTTGTGATTAGCCATTTTGATACCGATGGCAGCCGGTAGACTTCTTCCATGAAGACCGGTGAATGAATTCAAGTCTATATATTGTGGCATCTTAGCTGCTTGTCCGATTCCTGAGACCATAACTATCTCATCAGGAGGTATTTGCAGTTCATCTAAGGCCATTTTAAGTGCACTCCTTATGGCAGGGTTCCCGCAACCTGGGCACCAAGCAGTTTCGGCGGATAGTTTATAGTCTATCATTTATAATACCTCCTTTAATTCTTCTATTAATTCTTCCAGGTAGAAAGCTCTACCATCGTATTTCGTTATTAGATGGTCGGATTTAATCAAGGCCTCTTGTCGTATAAGTCCTTCAAATTGCCCACCCATATTTTGTTCTACTACTATAAATGATTTTGCCTTCTCGTAATATTCGAGTAGTTTATCAGTTTTTAATGGAAAGACATCTGCATATGAAAGGCCTTTTATTTTATGACCGTCTTCATTTAAAGCTTCTATTGCTTCCTTCAGGATTCCATATGTTGATCCCCAACCAACGACGAGTATGTCAAAGTCGTCGGCACCAATTTCCCAGGGATCTTCTGATTCAGATATTAAGTTTTCTGCTCTTCTAAATCTCTTATCCATCATGGATTTTCTGTTTTCTGCACTTTCTTCTATTCTTCCCATTTCGTCATGTTCATCGGAGTCGACTATAACTATATTTCCATTTGCTCTTCCCGGAATTAGTCTAGGACTGAGACCATCTTCAGTTATTTCAAATCTCTTATATGTTCCGGGTTCGTAATCATTGGGGTTAGCCAGGTATCTGTTTATTTCAATAGATTGTAAATCAAAGGGTTCTATATTCACATTCGAATCCGCAAGGTATTGATCTGAAAGGATTACGACAGGAATTTGGTATTTTTCTGCAATATCAAAAGCTCTCACTGTTTGATAAAAGCCGTCTTCAGCATTCCTAATAGCAATAACTTTCTTAGGGAATTCGCCATGTCCTGAATGTATTATAAATCGAAGGTCGGCTTGTTCCGTATATGTTGGGAGACCTGTAGCAGGCGCAGGTCTTTGTACATCTACCACGACTATGGGCGCTTCTATCATGCCTGCAAGACTCATTGCCTCTTGCATTAGAGCAAATCCACCACCCGATGATCCGGTCATCGCACGAACACCGGCATAAGATGCTCCGAGTGCCATATTTAGAGCAGCTACTTCATCTTCTACTTGATCAACAGCGATTTCCATCTCTTCCGAAGCTGCTTCCATGAAACCTAAGACACCTGAGGAAGGAGTCATTGGGTATCCGCAGTAGAATTTACAGCCTGCGGCAACGGCCCCATATCCGATTGCAGAGTTTCCGTCTATGAGAATGGTATCGGACTTCAAGGCATCATACTCACTTCCTCCGTCAATCAAATCATAACCGTATCTAAGTGCTTCTATATTCATTTCGACATGTTCACTTCGTAATATCTCGCCGATTACTTCTTCGGCTGTTTCAAGCTTTAAACCGAGATGTCTCATAATCATAGCTAATCCAATTGAAGTGATTACTCTTTCGTTTCCTAAATCCTTAGCCTTCTTGATTAAATCATATTTTTTAGTTTCCGGAAAAGATTCAATTGAAGAATCACAGAAACTTATACCGTCTTTTTTTAATCGGGGGAGATGTTTTTCTAGAGTTTCTTCATTCAGAGCGAAAATAATATCGAGCTCTTTCTTTGAACAGTATATCGGATGGTCTGCAAAACGTACTTGGTAAAAATTATGTCCTCCACGAACTCGGGACAAATAATCTGCTGTAGAATAGACATAAAGCCCGTTCTTTTGAAGGACTTTTGTTAGAGCATGAGACACGCTGTCCATGCCTTGGCCGGCAGCGCCACCAATCAAAATATTATAATCCATACTTACCTCCATAATTATTTGCTCGGTCCGTAAACTTAAAAAAGAATAAGAGTCCAGCCCCCTTGTGATACAATAGTTTTATCCACAAAACCAGTACTCCCAAGAAAGGAATGAACTCTTATGAATAATAATGTATCACTTATCTGCCCAAGATGCAACAATAACTCGTCTTTTTATCGTTACGGCTTTGATTCTCGTGGATATCAAAAATATCTTTGCCGATCATGTAATAGACAGTTTGCACCTAATAATCCAAATACCATAATAGGTAAGCTACCTTCAAGAAAATATCAGCCTTGTACTGTTTGTGGTAAGGCTACTTTTCTTCATCATGACTTTACTTACTATAGCAATCTTAGGTGTTGTGATAAGTCTTGTAATCACTCTTTTAAGGTTTCTAAAGCCATGCCTATTGATTCTTGCTCCTCTTCCAACCTTACCGGTAAAGACCATTTTAAAGGACTCAGATTTCCTGTTAATATAGTTTTAAAAGCCATGCACCTTTACTTCATCGGTAAAAACTCTCTTAGAGAGTGTGCTTTTTTGATGAAAACCCTGTTTAATGTGTCAGTTAGTCACACTACTATCCATAGCTGGGTATCGGGGTTTGCTCCTGCCTTTAAAGAAATTTCAGATTATTTTAAGTCTTATCTAGATCTAAATTCTGATGAGTGGCATTTGGATGAAACCGTAGTCAAAGTTGCTGGGATTAAATCATATATTTGGTTTGTTGAAGATTCTGAAACCAGGTTTATCGTAGATTTTAACCTATCTCCTCACAGAAATTCTGATTCTGCTTTTGAGTTGATTAATTCTGCAAAAGAACATGGTTGTCCTAACTCTTTGGTCACTGATCGCTACAGTGCCTATTTAAAACCAATTGAGGTCTATTTCCCAGACCAAGAACATATTAGAGTTGAAAGTTTTCACGACGATATTTCAAATAATCTAATTGAATCTTTTCACTCTCAGTTTAAGTCTTGGTATAAAACAAAGCGTGGTTTTGAAAGCTTTGAAGATGCTAACAATATTATTTCCATGTTTGTTTTCTACTATAATTTTATTAGACCTCATAGTTCTTTAAACGATATGACTCCTGCTAAAGTAGCTGGTCTTGATATCTCTGAGGCTGAGCAACACAAATATTTGATAGCTGCTTGATTTTTTACTCAAATAAGTTAGGCTTTAGTTGAGTAAATAATCTCATCATTATTATAATTATTCGTACTTTTGTGAATATATTCTATTGTTTTTTCTATTCTTTCATTTTAAGTTTACATTACCTATTTGCTTGCAATTATATATATACCCATTATTCATGATGAATAAGTAAATTAGATTGAGTTTTGGTTTATCAAAATATTTTTAGGAGTGATATTAGGTATTATATAAAGTATAATTTAATGGTATAATGTATTAAATAGATAAAATGTTAAAGCTAGCGTAAGGAATATGAATCACTTATTGGTATCTATTCCATAAATTCAGGATTATGTATTAAATTAAGGAGGTAGTGAAATGGATTTACAAAAACTAACGATTCTACATTCCAATGATATACATGGTGACTTTTTTGTAGAGGACCAGGAACATGCTCTGGTAGGTGGAGTATCTATGCTCTCAGGTTATATAAAAAACGTTAGAAAAGAGAAAGAAAATGTTCTCTATGTAATATCAGGAGACATGCTTCAAGGTTCGATTATCGATAATGAATACAAAGGAATCTCGACCATCGATATAATAAATCTATTAAAACCTGATGTTACCTCTTTAG
The sequence above is a segment of the Peptoniphilaceae bacterium AMB_02 genome. Coding sequences within it:
- a CDS encoding 2-oxoacid:ferredoxin oxidoreductase subunit beta → MIDYKLSAETAWCPGCGNPAIRSALKMALDELQIPPDEIVMVSGIGQAAKMPQYIDLNSFTGLHGRSLPAAIGIKMANHKLHIIAESGDGDNYGEGGNHLMHAIRRNINLAHFVHDNQVYGLTKGQASPTTITGQVQTYSSEGVRNTELKPLALALTLGAGFVARGFSGDIKQLKEIMKAAILYDGYALVDILQPCIVWNKVNTFAWYKSMVRPLPEDYDSTDWKAAFDKALEWDDGIPTGILYNVPTISYTERFSFLQSDKPPLVDAKLNPMDAKKLMDKMR
- a CDS encoding 2-oxoacid:acceptor oxidoreductase subunit alpha; amino-acid sequence: MDYNILIGGAAGQGMDSVSHALTKVLQKNGLYVYSTADYLSRVRGGHNFYQVRFADHPIYCSKKELDIIFALNEETLEKHLPRLKKDGISFCDSSIESFPETKKYDLIKKAKDLGNERVITSIGLAMIMRHLGLKLETAEEVIGEILRSEHVEMNIEALRYGYDLIDGGSEYDALKSDTILIDGNSAIGYGAVAAGCKFYCGYPMTPSSGVLGFMEAASEEMEIAVDQVEDEVAALNMALGASYAGVRAMTGSSGGGFALMQEAMSLAGMIEAPIVVVDVQRPAPATGLPTYTEQADLRFIIHSGHGEFPKKVIAIRNAEDGFYQTVRAFDIAEKYQIPVVILSDQYLADSNVNIEPFDLQSIEINRYLANPNDYEPGTYKRFEITEDGLSPRLIPGRANGNIVIVDSDEHDEMGRIEESAENRKSMMDKRFRRAENLISESEDPWEIGADDFDILVVGWGSTYGILKEAIEALNEDGHKIKGLSYADVFPLKTDKLLEYYEKAKSFIVVEQNMGGQFEGLIRQEALIKSDHLITKYDGRAFYLEELIEELKEVL
- a CDS encoding IS6 family transposase, whose protein sequence is MNNNVSLICPRCNNNSSFYRYGFDSRGYQKYLCRSCNRQFAPNNPNTIIGKLPSRKYQPCTVCGKATFLHHDFTYYSNLRCCDKSCNHSFKVSKAMPIDSCSSSNLTGKDHFKGLRFPVNIVLKAMHLYFIGKNSLRECAFLMKTLFNVSVSHTTIHSWVSGFAPAFKEISDYFKSYLDLNSDEWHLDETVVKVAGIKSYIWFVEDSETRFIVDFNLSPHRNSDSAFELINSAKEHGCPNSLVTDRYSAYLKPIEVYFPDQEHIRVESFHDDISNNLIESFHSQFKSWYKTKRGFESFEDANNIISMFVFYYNFIRPHSSLNDMTPAKVAGLDISEAEQHKYLIAA